The following proteins are co-located in the Besnoitia besnoiti strain Bb-Ger1 chromosome Unknown contig00007, whole genome shotgun sequence genome:
- a CDS encoding uncharacterized protein (encoded by transcript BESB_072420), which produces MCGGAYANEASEPFVVFGSRSLFYRPAPQASASGKKKTVEQRKGRDGCRRFFGVILGGDRLASETFDWESQAELASRNWLFAKQAAQAESSSFVRGDEAGGPPAPSTGLVPCCPAESPKGGKRNGVPTLLKRRFDRPVVVKVPMTQASPDSASGGGLRYQMNFTSAYKNHLISRMKRFVAGLVSAGCLSLVDATAAAGDAYAALSTQPSSVVSSPVVHGGAPVREGLSASLSVKGDASHATGSRRLAKGNRKSLAPEASPLILEDELAVFSDDDSREGGEAPQSGNPDSSPVSEASGSSGGDSETGRKQRRSLRKLLQRARSTSGGSDEEGLLASQRAEDSFWSVGKKKSKSNRKCAGGADCGEGNSESATRSAVSAPSPPPPGVPKEGSLRGAPVQDVACAGSSGSSVDGEEDADWLRDLYGEENIPRSKGDQWSLLNCWEDSEHEPDAE; this is translated from the exons ATGTGTGGTGGCGCTTATGCGAACGAGGCAAGCGAACCGTTTGTGGTCTTCGGCTCGCGGTCACTTTTCTACAGGCCAGCGCCACAAGCGAGCGCCAgtggaaaaaagaaaacagtGGAGCAACGGAAAGGGAGAGACGGC TGTCGAAGGTTCTTCGGCGTCATTTTGGGAGGAGACCGCTTGGCTTCAGAGACTTTCGACTGGGAAAGCCAAGCAGAACTCGCCTCGCGAAACTGGTTGTTCGCGAAGCAAGCGGCGCAAGCGGagtcttcctccttcgtgcggggcgacgaggcaggggGGCCGCCGGCACCTTCGACGGGGTTGGTGCCCTGCTGCCCAGCCGAATCTCCAAAAGGAGGAAAGCGAAACGGCGTGCCAACTCTTTT AAAACGCCGTTTTGACCGTCCCGTCGTCGTGAAAGTGCCCATGACGCAGGCGAGTCCTGACAGTgcctctggcggcggctTGAGGTACCAGATGAACTTTACCTCAGCGTACAAAAACCACCTGATATCTAGGATGAAGCGGTTTGTCGCAGGCTTGGTGTCCGCAGGCTGTCTGTCGCTTGTGGACGCTACTGCggcagccggcgacgcgtACGCGGCTCTCTCCACGCAACCTAGCTCAGTCGTCTCGTCACCTGTAGTgcacggaggcgcgcctgtcCGCGAAGGCTTGTCAGCGTCGCTCTCAGTGAAAGGCGATGCATCACACGCAACTGGCAG CAGAAGACTTGCAAAAGGAAATCGCAAGTCGCTGGCGCCCGAGGCATCCCCGCTGATATTAGAAGACGAGCTCGCGGTGTTTAGCGATGATGATAGCCGAGAGGGTGGCGAAGCGCCCCAGAGTGGAAATCCTGACAGCTCTCCGGTGAGCGAGGCGTCAGGGAGCAGTGGTGGGGACAGCGAGACCGGTCGGAAGCAGCGTCGCTCTTTGAGAAAACTTTTGCAGAGGGCACGGAGCACGTCTGGAGGTAGTGATGAGGAGGGACTGTTGGCCTCGCAACGCGCAGAGGATAGTTTCTGGTCTGTAGGGAAGAAGAAGTCGAAAAGTAACAGGAAGTGTGCCGGCGGAGCGGACTGCGGCGAGGGCAACAGTGAATCTGCCACACGCTCGGCGgtttcggcgccttctccgccccccccgggAGTCCCGAAGGAAGGTAGTCTTCGGGGCGCACCAGTGCAGGATGTGGCTTGTGCAGGCTCTTCGGGCTCGTCTGtggacggcgaagaggacgccgactGGCTCAGGGACCTGTATGGCGAGGAGAATATTCCGCGATCGAAGGGCGATCAATGGTCGTTGCTCAACTGCTGGGAGGACAGCGAACACGAACCCGACGCGGAGTGA